GATATACTAGAACAAGGTATGCAAAAATTGCAGCAATCAGGTGAACTTGAGAAGCTCTATTTGCAATACTTTGGTGATGTTGAAAAACAATTTTCTTTAAAGCAACGTCACATCATAACGCTAAAAAATAAGGAGTAAGCATGCTAAAAGCGCTGATAATTACCATTATAACATTGGCGATTTTTGCAGCGGGTTTTATAGCAGGAGTGTACAGTTTACCTATTTTAACTGAACAACCAGCACCCGATATTGCTATTTTGAAGCAGCATCAAGTTCGATCGCAGTTTAGTGCAACGTTTAAGCCCGATCTAAAAGGCTCAGATCGCCTTCATTATGGTGATGGCAAGGTGTATCTAACGAATGATGCTATTTCTATGCAAGGTACTTTATCACCAGGACCTGACTATCAACTTTATCTATCGCGCAATTTTGTTGATAACGAAGCTGATTTTTTAGCACAAAAAGGCACCATGCAACGTGTTGCAGGAGTACGTTCATTCAATGGCTTTAAATTAGTTGTACCACAAGGTATCGATGTCAGTGATTACAATACGGTGGTTATTTGGTGTGAAAGTTTTGAGGAATTTATAACCGCAGCACAGTATCAGTAGCTGGATAATAAAAAACAAAGCCGCCTTTGGAGAGGGCGGCTTTAAAGCGGCAGCTATGGGTGTGAGCTGCCTAATCAAGAGTCATTGTTTATGCAGCTAATTAAGCTGCGTCTTCAGTGCTTTGAGTCTCATCGCTATGGCGAATTAAGTAATCAAATGCGCCTAAACTTGCCGTTGCACCACTGCCCATGGCAATAATGATTTGTTTAAACGGCGTTGTTGTTGCATCACCTGCCGCGTAAACACCCGGTAATGAAGTTGCACCTTTGTTATCAATTTCGATTTCGCCAAAGCGAGTCAGTGATAACGCTGAATCTTTTAACCATTCAGTGTTTGGCACCAAACCGATTTGCACAAAGATACCTGCAAGCTCAAGTGATTTTTCATCGCCAGAGATGCGGTCAATATAGCTTAAGCCAGTTACTCGTTTACCATCACCTACAACTTCTGTCGTTTGCGCGTTTTTGATAATCGTAATGTTGTTTAAGCTATTTGCTTTACGAATAAGTACTTCGTCAGCACGTAAGGTATCAGCAAATTCAAGCACGGTGACATGCTCAACAATGTTTGCAAGGTCAATTGCAGCTTCAATACCTGAGTTACCACCGCCGATTACTGCTACCGCTTTACCTTTAAACAACGGACCATCACAATGAGGACAATAAGCTACGCCATGACCGCGATACTCTTTCTCACCCGGTACATTCATTTCGCGCCAGCGGGCACCGGTTGCTAATACCACTGACTTAGCATTTAAAACCGCGCCATTTTCTAGCGTAATTTGATAATTATCTTGCTTAGTAAGCGATGTCGCACGTTGGTTTTGCATAACATCAACGTCGTATTCTTTTACATGCTCTTCTAGCTGAGCAACTAATTTAGGACCTTCGGTCGCCTTAACTGAAATAAAGTTTTCAATTGCTAATGTGTCTGCTACCTGACCACCAAAACGCTCTGCAACCACACCCGTATTTAAGCCTTTGCGTGCCGAATAAATTGCCGCAGAAGCACCAGCTGGTCCACCACCAACAACCAGCACATCGAATAACTCTTTATCGTTCAGTGCTTCGGCTTGGCGTGCAGCTGCTTTGGTATCTACTTTATTAAGAATGTCGGTCAGGTTTACAGCGCCTTGGCTGAATAACTCACCATTTAAGTACACAGCCGGTACTGCTAACACATTGCGCTCGTTCACTTCGTCTTGGAACAAGGCGCCATCAATCATAGTAGCCGTGATATTTTCATTGTGTGCCGCCATCAAGTTAAGTGCTTGCACTACTTGCGGACATGTTTGGCAACTTAATGAGATATACACTTCAAAGTTAAGCGGCCCAGGTAATGATTTAATTTGTTCGATTTCAGTCTCTGATGCCTTGCTTGGATGACCGCCTGTATGCAGTAGAGCAAGGATCAAACTGGTGAATTCGTGGCCCATAGGCACACCCGCAAATGTTATTTGCGTATTATTAATAGGTGAAGATACCACCATAGACGGACGACGTACGTCTTGGTTAGGATTATCTCGCACCGAAAATTTGTCGC
The nucleotide sequence above comes from Pseudoalteromonas shioyasakiensis. Encoded proteins:
- a CDS encoding DM13 domain-containing protein; translation: MLKALIITIITLAIFAAGFIAGVYSLPILTEQPAPDIAILKQHQVRSQFSATFKPDLKGSDRLHYGDGKVYLTNDAISMQGTLSPGPDYQLYLSRNFVDNEADFLAQKGTMQRVAGVRSFNGFKLVVPQGIDVSDYNTVVIWCESFEEFITAAQYQ
- the ahpF gene encoding alkyl hydroperoxide reductase subunit F, which codes for MLDTNIKNQLTSHFASITSPVELLIALDDSNKSTELKNLANDLASLSDKFSVRDNPNQDVRRPSMVVSSPINNTQITFAGVPMGHEFTSLILALLHTGGHPSKASETEIEQIKSLPGPLNFEVYISLSCQTCPQVVQALNLMAAHNENITATMIDGALFQDEVNERNVLAVPAVYLNGELFSQGAVNLTDILNKVDTKAAARQAEALNDKELFDVLVVGGGPAGASAAIYSARKGLNTGVVAERFGGQVADTLAIENFISVKATEGPKLVAQLEEHVKEYDVDVMQNQRATSLTKQDNYQITLENGAVLNAKSVVLATGARWREMNVPGEKEYRGHGVAYCPHCDGPLFKGKAVAVIGGGNSGIEAAIDLANIVEHVTVLEFADTLRADEVLIRKANSLNNITIIKNAQTTEVVGDGKRVTGLSYIDRISGDEKSLELAGIFVQIGLVPNTEWLKDSALSLTRFGEIEIDNKGATSLPGVYAAGDATTTPFKQIIIAMGSGATASLGAFDYLIRHSDETQSTEDAA